One Nitrospina watsonii DNA segment encodes these proteins:
- the rpsU gene encoding 30S ribosomal protein S21, protein MLEVVVHQNQVDKALKALKRQMTKEGLLKELKRRRFYEKPSVKKKRKQKEAKKKRKSAQRRGHG, encoded by the coding sequence TTGTTAGAAGTCGTTGTTCATCAGAATCAGGTCGATAAAGCATTGAAAGCCTTGAAGCGGCAAATGACCAAGGAAGGCTTGTTGAAAGAATTGAAACGACGCCGATTTTACGAAAAACCCTCGGTCAAAAAGAAGCGCAAGCAGAAAGAAGCGAAGAAGAAACGCAAGTCCGCACAACGCAGAGGACACGGCTGA
- the modA gene encoding molybdate ABC transporter substrate-binding protein → MRRTLFFLWAIAGWAALPAGAWAETATVAVASNFLGPFQHIAKAFEAETEHRARIVSGSTGKLFAQVVHGAPFDVFLAADAKRPELLEEQQLAVTGSRFTYAIGRLTLWSADPKGIDGDGASVLKRGTFRHLALANPKTAPYGKAAQSTLQTLNLWEPLQPRLVRGENVGQAFQFAATGNAEIGFVALSQVLALPPSQQGSRWDVPPHYHDPIEQDAVLLATGRGNGAATALMRFLRSAQAKQMIEQSGYTVSGD, encoded by the coding sequence ATGCGGCGGACACTGTTTTTTTTATGGGCTATTGCCGGATGGGCCGCCCTGCCCGCCGGGGCGTGGGCCGAAACGGCGACGGTGGCGGTGGCTTCCAATTTCCTGGGACCGTTCCAGCACATTGCAAAAGCGTTCGAAGCCGAAACGGAACACCGCGCGCGCATCGTCTCCGGAAGCACCGGCAAGTTGTTCGCGCAGGTCGTGCACGGCGCGCCCTTCGACGTTTTTCTGGCGGCGGATGCCAAACGGCCCGAGCTTCTGGAAGAGCAACAACTCGCGGTGACGGGATCGCGCTTCACGTACGCGATCGGACGGTTGACGCTGTGGAGCGCCGACCCCAAAGGCATCGACGGCGATGGCGCATCGGTCTTGAAGCGAGGCACGTTCCGTCACCTGGCGCTGGCCAATCCGAAAACCGCGCCGTACGGCAAAGCCGCGCAATCGACGTTGCAAACACTGAATCTGTGGGAGCCGTTGCAGCCGCGCCTCGTGCGCGGTGAAAACGTCGGGCAGGCCTTCCAGTTCGCCGCCACCGGCAACGCCGAGATCGGGTTCGTCGCGCTGTCGCAGGTGCTGGCGCTGCCGCCTTCGCAACAGGGCAGCCGCTGGGACGTGCCGCCGCACTATCACGATCCCATCGAGCAGGATGCCGTGCTGCTGGCAACAGGGCGCGGCAACGGTGCCGCCACCGCATTGATGCGCTTTTTGCGGAGCGCGCAAGCGAAACAGATGATCGAACAATCCGGCTACACGGTTTCGGGAGACTGA
- the rlmB gene encoding 23S rRNA (guanosine(2251)-2'-O)-methyltransferase RlmB, whose protein sequence is MPNQDNQECVYGVHPVHHALETGTRYCYRIVLEKNKNPARLNDIQTLARKRKITVEFLPREAFRKRFGELGQQGVVGFFAPVPTLGLHALMENAFKATERPVVALLDGIQDPQNLGALIRSAYVLGMQGLIVPKHRAAPLNDTVARCSSGAIEHLPVSVVTNLNSAIAALKESGFWIVGVDMEGSPSCDRFEFNMAVALVIGGEGKGLRLSTRKACDFVVSIPMDGELGSLNASVAGGILFYEILRQRRANPNPASSSKHTNKKNRL, encoded by the coding sequence ATGCCGAATCAAGATAATCAGGAGTGCGTGTACGGCGTGCACCCGGTGCACCATGCCCTGGAAACGGGCACCCGTTACTGCTACCGCATCGTACTCGAAAAAAATAAAAACCCGGCGCGGCTGAACGACATTCAGACGCTGGCGCGCAAGCGCAAGATCACCGTCGAATTTCTGCCGCGCGAGGCCTTCCGCAAACGTTTCGGCGAGTTGGGCCAGCAGGGCGTCGTCGGCTTCTTCGCGCCGGTGCCGACGTTGGGACTGCACGCTTTGATGGAAAACGCGTTCAAAGCGACGGAGCGGCCGGTGGTCGCCCTGCTCGACGGCATCCAGGACCCGCAAAACCTGGGCGCATTAATCCGCTCCGCGTACGTCCTCGGCATGCAGGGCCTCATCGTGCCGAAACATCGCGCCGCGCCGCTGAACGACACCGTGGCGCGCTGTTCTTCCGGCGCGATCGAGCATTTGCCGGTCAGCGTGGTCACCAACCTCAACAGCGCCATCGCCGCGCTCAAGGAATCGGGATTCTGGATTGTAGGGGTGGATATGGAAGGCAGTCCGTCCTGCGACCGCTTCGAGTTCAACATGGCCGTGGCGCTGGTGATCGGCGGCGAAGGCAAAGGCCTGCGCCTGTCCACGCGCAAGGCCTGCGATTTCGTCGTCTCCATTCCCATGGACGGCGAGTTGGGATCGCTGAACGCCTCGGTGGCGGGAGGCATCCTGTTCTACGAAATCCTGCGGCAACGCCGGGCCAATCCCAACCCGGCCTCCTCTTCCAAACACACAAATAAAAAGAACAGACTCTGA
- a CDS encoding OadG family transporter subunit, with protein sequence MSPIILASMKVSLLALGVIFLVLGILIGVIKTMTRLIPYKAPPPPAVKPKAAAAPALSSEEDDHIAAIQAVMSHHLGGTGNLSVTQIQSK encoded by the coding sequence ATGAGCCCCATCATCTTGGCATCCATGAAGGTTTCGTTACTGGCGCTCGGCGTTATTTTTCTGGTGCTGGGCATTCTGATCGGCGTCATCAAAACGATGACCCGCCTGATTCCCTACAAGGCGCCGCCTCCCCCAGCGGTGAAACCCAAGGCCGCTGCCGCGCCTGCATTGTCTTCCGAGGAAGACGACCACATCGCCGCCATTCAGGCGGTCATGTCCCATCACCTGGGCGGTACCGGGAACCTGAGCGTCACCCAGATTCAGTCCAAGTAA
- a CDS encoding tetratricopeptide repeat protein, whose product MTPRTSGGTSRQMLPLVFLALLFFVLVVFWAALDNGFVDWDDNGYVLNNPMIRSLAPSHLFDMLTTLDRFYWQPVTWLSHAIDYQLFGLNPAGHHFISIVLHGINAFLFFLLIQYFVDRAYPDLKGRYVTIFLSAWVALLFAVHPLRVESVVWAAERKDLLCALFSFSAVLAYLRYVEAVDAAERTRWHRRVLVLFLLALMSKPMAVTLPIVLLLLDGYPLNRIQGLSGIWQRVREKASHFVMSFAAGVITIIAQKSQGAVVAVGELSVPTRLVNALRSSVFYIEKTLWPQPLVPLYPFPDWDWKLWLEVATFFVICWFCFVKWREGRRYWATVWMIYLVTLAPVIGIVQVGGQAAADRFTYIPTLGFYILLAVGMVGLWRHCVERKREVLVSVIIGYTAILTVGVSSVWTIQQIPVWQNTGVFWEWVIQNFPNKLARAHTNLGIYYGEQGDSGRAAKMYRRAIEIKSDFAPPYNLLAGVHQSRGEWNKAEELMRQALAIQPDAMIENNLGLMFMGQGNLAEAERWFHQAAATQADFAQAYNNLGLLYEKLERPEDAEGQYRKAIDIDFDLAPAHANLGNLYRKRNQMDRAIVEFNLAVFLNPEHAGMRNALAETLMAAGYLEKAEQELREVLRLDPGHEAARTNLKTVQQHTGSPT is encoded by the coding sequence ATGACTCCACGCACTTCCGGCGGCACCTCCCGACAGATGTTGCCGCTCGTTTTTCTGGCGCTGCTGTTTTTCGTGCTGGTCGTTTTCTGGGCCGCCCTCGACAACGGATTCGTGGACTGGGATGACAACGGTTACGTCCTGAACAATCCCATGATCCGGTCCCTCGCTCCATCCCATCTGTTTGACATGTTGACCACCCTGGACCGGTTTTACTGGCAGCCGGTGACCTGGCTGTCGCACGCCATCGATTACCAGCTATTCGGACTGAATCCGGCGGGCCATCATTTCATAAGCATCGTGCTGCATGGCATCAATGCGTTTCTGTTTTTTTTGCTGATCCAGTATTTTGTGGACCGGGCGTATCCCGATCTGAAGGGACGTTATGTGACGATCTTTCTCAGTGCCTGGGTGGCGTTGCTGTTTGCGGTGCATCCGTTGCGCGTGGAATCCGTGGTGTGGGCGGCGGAACGCAAGGACCTGTTGTGCGCGCTGTTTTCATTTTCCGCCGTACTGGCGTACCTCCGTTACGTCGAGGCGGTCGATGCGGCGGAGCGCACGCGCTGGCACCGCCGGGTGCTGGTCCTGTTCCTGCTGGCGTTGATGTCGAAGCCGATGGCCGTCACCTTGCCGATCGTGTTGCTGCTGCTGGATGGGTATCCGCTGAACCGCATCCAGGGTCTTTCCGGCATTTGGCAACGCGTCCGGGAAAAAGCGTCGCACTTTGTCATGAGTTTCGCCGCCGGGGTGATCACGATCATCGCCCAGAAGTCGCAGGGCGCGGTGGTGGCTGTGGGGGAGCTCAGCGTGCCGACGCGCCTGGTCAACGCGCTCCGCAGCAGCGTGTTCTACATTGAAAAAACCTTGTGGCCGCAACCGCTGGTACCGCTCTATCCCTTTCCGGACTGGGACTGGAAGTTGTGGCTGGAGGTGGCGACTTTTTTTGTGATCTGCTGGTTTTGTTTTGTGAAGTGGCGGGAGGGCCGGCGCTACTGGGCGACGGTGTGGATGATTTATCTGGTCACCCTGGCGCCGGTGATCGGCATTGTGCAGGTGGGAGGGCAGGCCGCCGCCGACCGCTTCACCTACATTCCCACCCTCGGCTTTTACATTCTTCTCGCCGTCGGCATGGTCGGGCTGTGGCGTCATTGTGTGGAACGCAAGCGCGAAGTGCTGGTCAGCGTGATCATCGGGTACACCGCGATCCTGACGGTCGGTGTGAGCAGCGTGTGGACCATCCAACAGATTCCCGTCTGGCAGAATACCGGCGTGTTCTGGGAATGGGTGATCCAGAATTTCCCCAACAAGCTGGCGCGCGCGCACACCAACCTGGGCATTTATTACGGGGAGCAGGGCGACTCCGGCCGGGCCGCGAAGATGTACCGGAGAGCCATCGAGATCAAAAGCGATTTCGCGCCGCCCTACAACCTGTTGGCGGGGGTGCACCAGAGTCGCGGCGAATGGAACAAGGCGGAAGAACTGATGCGGCAGGCGTTGGCCATCCAGCCGGATGCGATGATCGAAAACAACCTGGGACTGATGTTCATGGGACAGGGAAACCTTGCGGAGGCGGAACGCTGGTTCCATCAGGCCGCAGCCACGCAGGCCGACTTCGCGCAGGCGTACAACAACCTCGGTTTGTTATATGAAAAACTGGAGCGACCGGAGGATGCGGAAGGTCAGTACCGGAAAGCCATCGACATCGATTTCGACCTGGCTCCGGCCCACGCCAACCTGGGCAACTTATACCGGAAACGCAACCAGATGGATCGCGCCATCGTTGAGTTCAACCTCGCGGTGTTTCTGAACCCGGAGCATGCGGGCATGCGCAATGCGTTGGCCGAGACGTTGATGGCCGCCGGATACCTGGAAAAAGCCGAGCAGGAACTGCGTGAGGTGTTGCGCCTCGATCCGGGGCATGAAGCGGCGCGGACGAACCTCAAGACCGTGCAGCAGCACACCGGGTCGCCGACCTGA
- a CDS encoding ChaN family lipoprotein: MHRIQHTLTITLFLVVLGNPVLSGATEFAVPNNGSPYKSLSELETGQILHLPTGVVVTQKQLMDTVSTSRVIYIGETHDNLEAHRVQMEIIRDLHARYPGKVAVGMEMFRRPAQNQLDLWHEGKLTDRQFRKLFRENWGLGIQLYRPIFDYLKAQRIPLLGLKSGESLEQRLREGGLEQEGLPDIDADDPYHRAYSMALFGGHASHSTEGFHPYHMLLLWEESMAEAVAEFLTDDRYPDWKLVVLAGGFHVQYGYGIPKRAFRRVPHAYSIVLPTVTEIPTELKDREMKFESTGIPLYSADFGWKLDYVVPPPLRIRLGVYLEDHDDGLRVVRVMPNSNAERMGLKKNDLIQKLNGIRVVDTEELTSRLQQHDFGETVRVHVMRDEREVQVEGVLQQMTEPHTE, from the coding sequence ATGCACAGAATTCAACACACGCTGACAATCACTTTATTTCTGGTGGTTTTAGGAAATCCGGTCCTTTCCGGGGCGACGGAGTTCGCTGTCCCCAACAACGGTTCCCCTTACAAAAGCCTGTCGGAGCTGGAAACCGGACAGATCCTGCACCTGCCCACCGGCGTCGTCGTCACCCAGAAACAGCTTATGGATACGGTGTCCACGTCGCGCGTGATCTACATCGGCGAGACCCACGACAACCTGGAAGCGCACCGCGTGCAGATGGAAATCATCCGCGACCTGCACGCGCGGTATCCCGGCAAGGTCGCCGTCGGCATGGAAATGTTCCGGCGCCCGGCGCAGAATCAGCTCGACCTCTGGCACGAAGGCAAGCTGACCGACCGCCAGTTCCGCAAACTGTTCCGCGAAAACTGGGGCCTGGGCATCCAGCTGTATCGGCCGATTTTCGATTACCTCAAGGCGCAGCGCATTCCGCTGCTCGGATTGAAATCCGGCGAATCGCTGGAGCAACGCCTGCGTGAAGGCGGGCTGGAACAGGAAGGGTTGCCGGACATCGACGCCGACGATCCCTATCACCGCGCGTACTCGATGGCGTTGTTCGGCGGTCACGCCTCTCACTCCACCGAAGGGTTTCATCCCTACCACATGCTGCTGTTGTGGGAGGAAAGCATGGCCGAAGCCGTCGCCGAATTTTTGACCGATGACCGTTACCCGGATTGGAAACTGGTGGTGCTGGCCGGGGGGTTTCATGTCCAATACGGTTACGGCATTCCCAAGCGCGCGTTCCGCCGCGTGCCCCACGCCTACTCGATCGTCCTGCCGACGGTGACGGAGATCCCGACCGAGTTGAAAGACCGTGAAATGAAATTCGAATCGACCGGCATTCCCCTGTACAGCGCCGACTTCGGCTGGAAACTGGACTACGTGGTGCCGCCGCCATTACGCATCCGCCTCGGCGTGTACCTGGAAGACCACGACGACGGTCTGCGGGTGGTGCGGGTGATGCCGAACTCCAATGCCGAGCGCATGGGCCTGAAGAAAAACGATCTCATTCAAAAACTGAACGGCATCCGCGTGGTGGATACGGAAGAGTTGACGTCGCGCCTGCAACAACACGATTTCGGTGAGACGGTACGCGTGCACGTGATGCGGGATGAACGGGAGGTCCAGGTGGAAGGTGTGCTGCAACAAATGACGGAACCGCACACGGAGTGA
- a CDS encoding acylphosphatase yields the protein MSEAAVRLKVEGRVQGVFFRASTERVAKELGVAGWVRNLDDGSVEIHAEGGRETLDRLIDWCRQGPTLARVENVDVNWTSVEGLRSFDIR from the coding sequence ATGAGCGAGGCTGCTGTTCGTTTGAAAGTCGAGGGACGTGTGCAGGGTGTGTTCTTTCGTGCCAGCACGGAAAGGGTGGCGAAGGAACTCGGTGTTGCCGGCTGGGTGCGCAACCTCGATGACGGCTCGGTGGAAATCCATGCCGAAGGCGGCCGCGAAACGCTGGACCGCCTGATCGACTGGTGCCGCCAGGGTCCCACTCTGGCCCGGGTCGAGAACGTCGATGTGAACTGGACGTCGGTTGAAGGCCTCCGCTCTTTTGATATCCGCTGA
- a CDS encoding ABC transporter ATP-binding protein: protein MIELTHLTKRYRDVDAVKGLNLTVPAGEFFGFLGPNGAGKTTTIKMLVGLLKPTSGSVLIGGHDVSTDPLRAKAILGYIPDRPFIYEKLTGREYLMFIAELYGIDMKTAAERAEEYLAFFDLMDSEHALIEGYSHGMKQKLIISGALLHDPEVLIVDEPMVGLDPKGARQVKQLFTDLCRKGAAVFMSTHSLGIAQAMCDRIGIIQKGEVIALGSMDALRRMAKRDQENLELEDIFLELTGDTNLERLGISMEHPAA, encoded by the coding sequence GTGATTGAACTCACCCACCTCACTAAACGCTACCGCGATGTGGACGCCGTCAAGGGTCTCAATCTGACCGTCCCCGCGGGAGAATTTTTCGGCTTTCTCGGTCCCAACGGCGCCGGCAAAACCACCACCATCAAGATGCTGGTCGGGTTGTTGAAACCGACAAGCGGCAGCGTGCTGATTGGCGGGCATGACGTCAGCACCGATCCGCTGCGCGCCAAAGCCATCCTCGGTTACATCCCCGACCGGCCCTTCATTTACGAAAAACTGACCGGCCGCGAATACCTGATGTTCATTGCGGAGTTGTACGGCATCGATATGAAAACCGCCGCCGAGCGCGCCGAGGAGTACCTGGCGTTTTTCGATCTCATGGATTCCGAGCATGCGTTGATCGAAGGCTACTCGCACGGCATGAAGCAGAAGCTCATCATCTCCGGCGCGCTGCTGCACGATCCTGAGGTGTTGATCGTGGATGAACCGATGGTGGGTCTCGATCCCAAGGGCGCGCGCCAGGTAAAACAACTGTTCACGGATTTATGCCGCAAGGGCGCCGCCGTGTTCATGTCCACGCATTCGCTCGGCATCGCGCAGGCCATGTGCGACCGCATCGGCATCATTCAGAAAGGTGAAGTCATTGCTTTGGGATCGATGGACGCACTGCGGCGCATGGCGAAGAGGGATCAGGAAAACCTGGAACTGGAAGATATTTTTCTGGAACTGACCGGCGACACCAACCTGGAGCGGTTGGGTATTTCGATGGAACACCCGGCGGCCTGA
- a CDS encoding desulfoferrodoxin family protein: protein MSIMNSDSLTRRGFVRNSVLTGFSFFVAMLGSRLFYAQPAYSEDKSWFTQINRAKDSSNLQGHEKGHVPIIFAPGEVKAGEPFNVEVQVGQNMHEMIPEHYIDWVDLYAGDIFLTKIVLTPNFTQAKFKVTLTLTASTTLRAIEHCNLHGLWEGTKSIRVDA from the coding sequence ATGTCTATCATGAATTCTGATTCTCTCACGCGCCGTGGTTTTGTCCGCAACTCGGTCCTGACCGGTTTTTCGTTTTTCGTGGCAATGCTTGGGTCGAGGCTTTTTTATGCGCAACCGGCTTACTCGGAGGACAAATCCTGGTTTACGCAAATCAATCGCGCCAAAGACTCTTCGAATTTGCAGGGCCATGAAAAAGGACATGTTCCCATCATTTTCGCACCCGGCGAGGTGAAAGCGGGCGAACCGTTTAACGTGGAAGTTCAAGTCGGCCAAAATATGCACGAAATGATTCCGGAGCACTACATCGATTGGGTGGACCTGTACGCCGGGGATATTTTTCTGACCAAGATCGTCCTGACCCCCAATTTCACGCAAGCAAAATTCAAGGTAACGTTGACCCTGACTGCATCGACCACTTTGAGAGCCATTGAACATTGCAATCTCCATGGCCTGTGGGAAGGCACCAAATCCATCCGTGTCGATGCTTGA
- a CDS encoding YhdP family protein, with product MPFSKKKLFLRVLIGVSVLLIGVAALLYVRLSDKETVKGMVIAELERLAGRPVTLQSVEVDFEEEGLGLRLNQLTLLRKADRKIEVSADSVWIGFRIIPFLSNQVSIRSIEIVGADIQLVRDQTGRLPFLENADADATAAGGRLADLFWTGMMRSIDVEDSTLSWVDHAVRAADGSPATLVLHHVNLSLSRPLLAAKVIVELEADWASRQLPEPGLVLQAEVKFAQGMADFQAVPYEGTLNARDLSSEALRPYWKQMLDFNPQPALLRVQSTFGGTWGTILETSGSIEHRYAPADHTPSLLATDHAAAGGLDFDLVWTPGALEVRRADYTAGEYRFQVKGALTPFPASDPGAALQVRTTPVAPGNLKTAFPFNLLPAEVRAALNPYWKAGRIQVESAAYRGTLNELLHGIKEGTLRNLTAAAQLENVETGDALPGLDRVTGSLIYKEGGVTGTFEQARFHGVPLRSIDVAVKDLFTEPWLETRFAVQADIEDLLQVVKTHATAKPVQERVQSIKTLSGGTESHVEVAGPLVQPDRWQVQGETAIQQGALQTMDMMSAFHNIAGQVTFARTPAAETGGPTVSLTFTGFSAECRNHRFHDFEGSARIGPGSTQTAVTGAVDLGALQSKQFIPPDAVAGRFGKILNDLEMTDGILKVQYRDERFADAKKKPVMEGRVQIENVSVQYRDRLRPFRQVTGAVSFKAGEIAFETITGRYGDSPVNIQGTFYHPGKPKAELVLKATASDFQKQDFTGIPFLETLDYRGRVQVESVLHWTRQSVTLKNSVDLTRAAYTFRDLVAKPEQVPNTLEMVMTFSDKEGVDFKKLSVALGGNTVSGTGRVTGAERPRFQFKLAATRFKVTSVTPYLKALRGAKEGMLDFEISGKGLVSQPEEANYEGRVQLHDVRFMPESLAVPVRVQGEAFFANRVVKVRKGQVVVGKTPIQVEGKIIATEQPQWELQVTADTLDLARLRGDTKKKDTAPEAGSGAWMASPWFAEGTGSVDLKLEELRVPRAHFHAVQGRFQFKEGVVSTDTLHWGRPGRDRFDVKATLNVVENKAPRWSAHVVSAGTRVKGFFDLFDTLFDDCLTGTLQRVEARLQAEGRTLKELTRTLDGTLVLDIRQGRIQTGRLLNGTIEMFGYDLDPQKVAARKSRAFADYKMIKGHFSLHNGVAFTENFIFENPKELMTLVGSFDLNAHSMDTVVGVAPWRVVDSFFKKIPLVGKILTAGEEESVFKSYYKVSGPFADPQVTTVPFTSLEKKVVGMFQAILKTPQYLFSRDKDPAGQN from the coding sequence ATGCCCTTTTCTAAAAAGAAACTCTTTCTTCGCGTCCTGATCGGCGTCTCGGTGCTGCTCATCGGAGTGGCGGCGCTTCTGTATGTGCGCCTCAGCGACAAGGAAACCGTCAAGGGCATGGTCATCGCCGAACTCGAACGCCTGGCCGGACGGCCGGTGACTCTCCAGTCGGTGGAAGTGGATTTTGAAGAGGAGGGGTTGGGGTTGCGCCTCAACCAACTGACGCTGCTTCGAAAGGCCGATCGCAAAATTGAAGTCTCCGCCGATTCGGTGTGGATCGGGTTTCGCATCATTCCGTTTTTATCCAACCAGGTTTCCATCCGCAGTATCGAGATCGTGGGCGCGGACATTCAACTGGTTCGCGATCAAACAGGGCGCCTGCCGTTTCTGGAAAATGCGGATGCGGACGCGACCGCCGCGGGGGGCAGGCTGGCTGACTTGTTCTGGACCGGCATGATGCGCAGCATTGATGTGGAAGACAGCACCCTGAGCTGGGTCGATCATGCGGTGAGGGCGGCAGATGGATCGCCGGCCACCCTCGTTCTGCATCATGTGAACCTGTCGTTGTCGCGGCCCCTGCTTGCGGCGAAGGTGATTGTGGAGTTGGAAGCCGATTGGGCGTCCCGGCAATTGCCGGAACCGGGTCTTGTGTTGCAGGCGGAAGTGAAGTTTGCGCAGGGAATGGCCGATTTCCAGGCGGTGCCTTATGAAGGCACACTGAACGCACGCGACCTTTCCAGCGAAGCCTTGCGACCGTACTGGAAACAAATGCTGGACTTCAATCCACAACCGGCGCTGTTGCGGGTGCAGTCCACATTTGGCGGGACCTGGGGCACCATCCTGGAAACTTCCGGTAGCATCGAGCATCGCTATGCCCCCGCCGATCACACGCCGTCGTTGCTGGCGACGGATCATGCGGCGGCAGGGGGTCTCGATTTCGATCTGGTGTGGACGCCGGGGGCCCTGGAGGTGCGGCGCGCCGATTACACCGCAGGCGAGTATCGATTTCAGGTGAAGGGCGCGTTGACGCCGTTTCCCGCGTCCGATCCCGGTGCCGCCCTGCAGGTGCGCACGACTCCCGTCGCCCCCGGGAATCTGAAAACGGCATTTCCGTTCAACCTGCTGCCCGCTGAAGTCCGCGCCGCGCTGAACCCCTACTGGAAAGCGGGACGCATCCAGGTGGAGTCCGCGGCATATCGCGGCACTCTCAACGAACTGCTTCATGGCATCAAGGAAGGCACGCTGCGCAATTTGACAGCGGCCGCACAACTTGAAAACGTGGAGACGGGCGATGCGTTGCCCGGTCTCGATCGTGTGACCGGATCGCTGATCTATAAGGAAGGTGGGGTGACTGGAACCTTTGAGCAGGCGCGGTTCCACGGGGTGCCGCTGCGTTCCATCGACGTTGCCGTCAAAGACCTGTTCACCGAACCCTGGCTGGAAACGCGGTTCGCTGTGCAGGCGGATATTGAGGATTTGTTGCAGGTGGTGAAAACCCATGCGACAGCGAAACCGGTGCAGGAGCGCGTGCAGTCGATCAAAACCTTAAGCGGCGGGACGGAAAGTCATGTCGAGGTTGCGGGGCCGCTGGTCCAACCCGATCGCTGGCAGGTGCAGGGAGAGACGGCGATTCAACAGGGCGCGCTCCAAACCATGGACATGATGTCGGCGTTCCACAACATTGCCGGGCAGGTGACGTTTGCCCGCACACCTGCTGCGGAAACCGGCGGGCCCACGGTGTCTCTGACCTTCACCGGATTTTCGGCGGAGTGCCGCAACCATCGTTTTCACGATTTTGAAGGCAGCGCGCGCATCGGTCCCGGTTCCACGCAGACGGCGGTGACGGGTGCGGTGGACCTCGGTGCGTTGCAGTCGAAGCAGTTCATCCCGCCGGATGCGGTGGCGGGCCGCTTTGGAAAAATACTGAATGATCTGGAGATGACCGACGGCATTTTGAAAGTGCAATACCGGGACGAACGGTTTGCCGATGCGAAGAAGAAACCGGTGATGGAGGGGCGGGTGCAAATTGAAAACGTTTCGGTGCAGTACCGCGACCGTTTGCGTCCGTTCAGGCAGGTGACGGGGGCGGTGAGCTTCAAGGCGGGGGAGATTGCGTTTGAAACCATCACAGGGCGCTACGGCGATTCGCCCGTCAACATTCAGGGTACGTTCTATCACCCCGGAAAACCCAAGGCTGAACTGGTGCTGAAGGCGACGGCTTCCGATTTCCAGAAGCAGGATTTCACCGGCATTCCTTTTCTGGAGACGCTCGATTATCGCGGCAGGGTGCAGGTGGAGTCGGTGTTGCACTGGACCCGCCAGTCGGTCACGCTCAAAAACTCCGTGGATTTGACCCGCGCTGCTTACACCTTTCGCGATCTGGTGGCGAAACCGGAACAGGTGCCCAACACGCTTGAGATGGTGATGACGTTTTCCGATAAGGAAGGCGTCGATTTCAAGAAACTATCGGTCGCTCTGGGCGGCAACACCGTCTCCGGAACCGGTCGCGTGACGGGTGCCGAGCGTCCCCGCTTTCAGTTCAAACTGGCGGCGACGCGTTTCAAGGTGACGTCGGTCACGCCTTACCTGAAAGCGTTGCGCGGGGCGAAGGAGGGGATGCTGGATTTTGAAATCTCCGGCAAAGGGCTGGTGAGCCAGCCGGAGGAAGCCAATTACGAAGGGCGCGTCCAACTGCATGACGTCCGCTTCATGCCCGAGTCGTTGGCGGTGCCTGTGCGGGTGCAGGGCGAAGCGTTTTTTGCCAACCGCGTGGTGAAGGTGCGCAAGGGGCAGGTTGTGGTCGGCAAGACGCCGATCCAGGTGGAGGGCAAGATCATCGCCACCGAACAGCCGCAGTGGGAGTTGCAGGTCACCGCCGATACGCTGGACCTCGCCCGGCTGCGCGGGGACACGAAAAAAAAGGACACCGCACCGGAGGCAGGAAGCGGGGCCTGGATGGCGTCGCCGTGGTTCGCAGAGGGCACGGGGTCGGTCGATCTGAAGCTGGAGGAATTGCGGGTGCCGCGTGCGCACTTCCATGCGGTGCAGGGACGCTTCCAGTTTAAGGAAGGCGTTGTGTCCACCGACACCCTGCATTGGGGCCGGCCCGGACGCGACCGCTTCGACGTGAAGGCCACGTTGAACGTAGTGGAAAACAAAGCGCCGCGTTGGTCTGCGCATGTGGTTTCAGCTGGGACCCGGGTTAAAGGATTTTTCGATCTGTTCGATACGTTGTTTGACGATTGCCTGACCGGCACCCTGCAACGGGTGGAAGCCCGCCTGCAGGCGGAGGGGCGGACGCTCAAGGAACTCACCCGCACGCTGGACGGCACCCTGGTTCTCGATATCCGCCAGGGGCGTATCCAGACCGGCAGACTGCTCAACGGAACCATCGAGATGTTCGGCTACGATCTCGACCCGCAAAAAGTGGCGGCGCGCAAAAGCCGGGCGTTTGCCGACTACAAAATGATAAAGGGGCATTTTTCATTGCATAACGGTGTGGCGTTCACGGAAAACTTCATTTTTGAAAACCCGAAGGAGCTGATGACGCTGGTGGGATCGTTTGATTTGAACGCGCACAGCATGGATACTGTAGTGGGCGTGGCGCCGTGGAGGGTGGTGGATTCCTTCTTCAAGAAAATTCCGCTGGTCGGGAAAATCCTGACGGCCGGCGAAGAGGAGAGCGTTTTCAAAAGCTATTACAAAGTCAGCGGGCCGTTCGCCGACCCCCAGGTCACAACGGTGCCGTTCACTTCCCTCGAGAAAAAAGTGGTGGGCATGTTTCAGGCGATCCTGAAGACACCGCAGTACCTCTTTTCCCGCGATAAGGACCCGGCGGGACAAAACTAA